A genomic segment from Geitlerinema sp. PCC 7407 encodes:
- a CDS encoding NUDIX hydrolase, translating into MRRFVQTVLGILFRHPVTGISIIPRLPDGQIVMIQRRDNGLWALPGGFVDWGESIPTTVRRELLEETGLELVEIQRLVGVYSSPDRDPRIHSICVVVEASVRGTIRPQDTLEVGKVRAFQPDNLPPPPLSHDSEQHLQDYFAGRTVLD; encoded by the coding sequence ATGCGCCGGTTTGTTCAGACAGTGCTCGGCATTCTCTTCCGGCATCCAGTCACGGGCATCAGCATCATTCCACGGCTGCCAGACGGCCAGATCGTCATGATCCAGCGGCGAGACAATGGCCTGTGGGCCTTGCCGGGCGGCTTTGTGGACTGGGGTGAGAGCATCCCCACCACGGTGCGGCGGGAGCTGCTGGAGGAAACGGGTCTGGAGCTAGTCGAGATTCAGCGGCTAGTCGGGGTATACTCTTCGCCCGATCGCGACCCGCGCATTCACTCGATCTGTGTGGTAGTTGAGGCATCGGTTCGGGGGACGATCCGGCCTCAAGACACCCTGGAGGTGGGCAAGGTTCGGGCGTTCCAGCCCGATAATCTGCCGCCGCCGCCGCTGTCCCACGACAGCGAGCAACATCTGCAAGATTATTTCGCGGGCAGGACGGTGCTCGATTAG
- a CDS encoding diflavin flavoprotein: MVALTDATQRRLTIQVADIAPQTRTIRSLDWDRDRFDIEFGLQNGTTYNSYLIESDKVALIDTSHAKFRELYLETLQGLIDPAKIDYLVISHTEPDHSGLVRDVLELAPNATVVGSKVAIQFLEDLVHRPFERQIVKNGDRIDLGQGHELEFVIAPNLHWPDTAFTYDHGTQTLFTCDAFGLHYCSEATFDEDLASIEPDYRFYYECLMAPNARSVLSALKRMDPLGPIQTIANGHGPILHHNVEELVGRYRTWSQAKAKAETQVAVFYVSDYGYSDRLTQAIARGITKTDVAVEMMDLKSADPQEVQELVGRSAGLVISLPPVASAQTQTSQASLSTILAAAHSKQSFGLVESYGGDDEPIDPLVNQLRDLGLTEAFPAIRIKETPQESIYQRCEESGTDLGQFLNRDRSIQQMKSLDADLDKALGRLSGGLYIITARKGGLSSAMLASWVSQASFKPLGFTIAVAKDRAIESLMQVGDRFVLNVLEEGKHLGLMKHFLKRFPPGADRFAGVKTQTADNGSPILTDALAYLECEVASRMECSDHWLVYSTVQAGRVSNPEGVTAIHHRKVGNHY, encoded by the coding sequence ATGGTGGCACTGACCGACGCGACTCAGCGTCGCCTGACGATCCAGGTGGCTGATATTGCTCCCCAGACCCGGACGATTCGGTCCCTGGACTGGGACCGCGATCGCTTCGACATTGAGTTTGGCCTCCAGAACGGCACCACCTACAACTCCTATCTGATCGAGAGCGACAAGGTCGCCCTGATCGACACCTCCCACGCCAAGTTTCGCGAGCTGTACCTCGAGACTCTCCAGGGGCTGATTGACCCGGCCAAGATTGACTACTTGGTGATCAGCCACACCGAGCCGGACCACAGCGGCCTGGTGCGAGACGTGCTGGAGCTGGCCCCCAACGCCACCGTCGTCGGCTCCAAGGTGGCCATTCAGTTCCTCGAAGATTTGGTCCACCGCCCCTTTGAGCGGCAGATCGTCAAAAACGGCGATCGCATCGATTTGGGCCAGGGCCACGAGCTGGAATTTGTGATCGCGCCCAATCTCCACTGGCCGGACACCGCCTTCACCTACGACCACGGCACCCAGACCCTCTTCACCTGCGATGCCTTTGGTCTGCACTATTGCAGCGAGGCGACCTTTGACGAAGATCTGGCCAGCATCGAGCCGGACTATCGCTTTTACTATGAGTGCCTGATGGCGCCCAATGCCCGCTCGGTCCTCTCGGCCCTCAAGCGGATGGACCCCCTCGGCCCGATCCAGACCATCGCCAACGGCCACGGCCCCATCCTGCACCACAACGTCGAGGAGCTGGTGGGTCGCTATCGCACCTGGAGCCAGGCCAAGGCGAAAGCCGAAACGCAGGTGGCGGTGTTCTATGTGTCGGACTACGGCTACAGCGATCGCCTTACCCAGGCGATCGCCCGCGGCATCACCAAAACCGATGTCGCCGTAGAAATGATGGATCTCAAGTCAGCAGACCCCCAGGAAGTCCAAGAGCTGGTGGGCCGCTCGGCTGGCTTGGTGATCAGCCTGCCCCCCGTTGCCAGCGCCCAAACCCAGACGTCGCAGGCCTCTTTGAGCACCATTTTGGCGGCGGCTCACAGCAAGCAGTCCTTTGGCCTGGTGGAGTCCTACGGCGGCGACGATGAGCCCATCGATCCGCTGGTCAACCAGCTGCGCGACCTGGGCCTCACCGAGGCATTTCCGGCCATCCGGATCAAGGAAACGCCCCAGGAGTCGATTTATCAGCGCTGCGAAGAGTCCGGGACCGACTTGGGCCAGTTCCTCAACCGCGATCGCAGCATTCAGCAGATGAAGTCGCTGGATGCCGACCTCGACAAGGCCCTCGGACGCCTCAGCGGCGGTCTCTACATCATCACCGCGCGCAAGGGCGGCCTGAGCAGCGCCATGCTGGCCTCTTGGGTTTCCCAGGCGAGCTTCAAGCCTTTGGGCTTCACGATCGCTGTAGCCAAGGACCGAGCCATCGAGTCGCTGATGCAGGTGGGCGATCGCTTTGTGCTGAACGTCCTGGAGGAGGGCAAGCACCTGGGCCTGATGAAGCATTTCCTCAAGCGGTTCCCGCCGGGGGCCGATCGCTTTGCGGGCGTGAAGACCCAAACCGCTGACAATGGCTCGCCTATTTTGACCGATGCCCTGGCCTATCTGGAGTGTGAAGTCGCCAGCCGAATGGAGTGCAGCGACCACTGGCTGGTCTACAGCACGGTGCAGGCAGGCCGGGTTTCCAACCCGGAGGGCGTGACGGCAATTCACCACCGCAAAGTGGGCAACCACTACTAG
- a CDS encoding Crp/Fnr family transcriptional regulator, with translation MHSVPSPIEASRPFLTWQRILDWSQEHYRCRTFSKDERIPARPGLLYLVQRGSVRLVSTAQVSASQNSSVSRLPHISPEEAFLGFVGAGQPFEIVAQSPFTLQSYAHVDQTVVLWMYWHDLDNWPHFRREVLDAFRYQHQRKLLWLSTLGQRRTIDRLLGFLTLLIEEYGEPCETGYCLPWSLTHAQIGSAIGSTRVTVTRLMGKLKQRGLIRIQDDNLICLPADSVPRR, from the coding sequence ATGCATTCTGTACCCTCTCCTATAGAGGCATCTCGCCCCTTCTTGACTTGGCAACGCATCCTTGACTGGTCCCAGGAGCACTATCGCTGTCGAACGTTCAGTAAGGATGAGCGAATTCCTGCCCGTCCAGGTCTTTTGTACTTGGTTCAGCGGGGCTCGGTGAGGCTGGTGAGCACGGCCCAGGTCAGCGCAAGCCAAAACAGCTCGGTGTCCCGTTTGCCCCACATCAGTCCTGAGGAAGCCTTTCTGGGCTTTGTGGGAGCAGGCCAGCCTTTTGAGATTGTGGCTCAGTCGCCTTTCACCCTCCAGAGCTATGCCCACGTTGATCAGACGGTGGTGCTGTGGATGTACTGGCACGATCTCGACAATTGGCCGCATTTTCGCCGGGAAGTGCTCGATGCTTTTCGCTACCAGCACCAGCGGAAGCTGCTGTGGCTCAGCACGCTGGGACAGCGGCGCACGATCGATCGCCTTTTGGGCTTTTTGACGCTGCTGATTGAGGAGTACGGAGAGCCTTGTGAGACGGGCTATTGCCTGCCGTGGTCGCTGACCCATGCCCAGATTGGGAGCGCGATCGGCTCGACGCGGGTGACGGTGACGCGTCTGATGGGCAAGCTCAAGCAGCGGGGCTTGATTCGCATTCAGGACGACAATCTGATTTGTCTGCCAGCGGATTCGGTGCCGCGGCGCTAG
- the cobD gene encoding threonine-phosphate decarboxylase CobD, protein MIRPVHGGNLVWAALLAGCSPSLILDFSASINPLGPPASAIAAIQGALGSLSAYPDPAYGTLREALGRWHSLPANWILPGNGAAELLTLAGRALASLESVVMLTPAFGDYGRALAAFGREAIALPLDLASFAQLSTTDFSHWVQTQLARTIESCVGSAGALINNPHNPTGCLLRREDLLPLLDRCELVVIDEAFMDFLGADPPESLISLVQAHENLVIVRSLTKFFSLPGLRLGYAIGHPDRLTQWQKWRDPWPVNTLAAAAAEAALQDTAFQQQTWDWLPPARQQLTAGMAVLPGLTVYPGSANFLLVKTEASATALQKALLQKHRVLVRDCVSFPELGDRAFRVAVRTSEENQRLLESLADCLLP, encoded by the coding sequence TTGATTCGGCCTGTACATGGGGGGAACTTAGTCTGGGCCGCTCTGCTGGCAGGCTGTTCCCCTTCTTTAATTCTCGATTTTTCGGCGAGTATCAATCCGCTGGGGCCGCCTGCTTCGGCGATCGCAGCGATTCAGGGCGCTTTGGGCAGCCTGAGTGCCTACCCTGACCCAGCCTACGGCACGCTTCGAGAGGCGCTGGGTCGGTGGCATAGCCTACCGGCAAACTGGATTTTGCCGGGGAATGGGGCAGCGGAGCTGCTGACGCTGGCGGGGCGAGCCCTAGCGAGTTTGGAGAGCGTGGTGATGCTCACGCCAGCTTTTGGAGACTATGGTCGGGCACTGGCGGCGTTTGGTCGAGAGGCGATCGCCCTTCCCCTGGATCTCGCCAGCTTTGCTCAGCTCAGCACAACGGATTTTTCCCATTGGGTCCAAACCCAGCTGGCGCGCACGATTGAGAGTTGCGTTGGCTCGGCTGGCGCCTTGATTAATAACCCCCATAACCCCACGGGCTGTCTGCTGCGGCGCGAGGATTTGCTGCCCCTGCTCGATCGCTGTGAGCTGGTGGTGATCGATGAGGCCTTTATGGACTTTCTGGGGGCGGATCCGCCGGAGAGCCTGATTTCGCTGGTGCAGGCCCACGAAAATCTGGTCATCGTGCGATCGCTCACCAAGTTTTTTAGCTTGCCGGGGCTGCGTCTGGGCTACGCCATCGGCCATCCCGATCGCCTCACCCAGTGGCAAAAGTGGCGCGATCCGTGGCCGGTCAACACGCTGGCCGCTGCGGCCGCAGAAGCCGCCCTCCAGGACACAGCTTTTCAGCAGCAGACCTGGGACTGGCTGCCCCCAGCGCGGCAGCAGCTCACAGCAGGCATGGCGGTGCTGCCTGGGCTGACCGTTTATCCGGGCAGCGCTAATTTTTTGCTGGTCAAAACCGAAGCATCGGCGACCGCGCTACAGAAAGCTTTGCTGCAAAAGCACCGAGTCTTAGTTCGAGATTGCGTGAGTTTTCCGGAGCTGGGCGATCGCGCCTTTCGGGTCGCCGTGCGCACCTCCGAGGAAAATCAGCGCCTCCTGGAGAGCCTAGCCGACTGTCTGCTACCCTAG
- a CDS encoding diflavin flavoprotein — protein MVLSASQTRQRDVQVFPIATDTFALRSRSWSRLRFEIEYARERGTTANAYLIQGDRLALIDPPGETFTDTFLSVLEQRLDLKTLSYIVLGHSNPNRVATLKALIEKAPQATIVCSNPGAIALRNSFPDCPSPLMVVKGEETLDLGQGHVLQFIPVPTPRWPDGLCTYDPKTEVLFSHKFFGAHLCSDQVFDEGWSIFVDDRRYYYDCLMAPNARQVLNDLDRLSELSIRFYAPVHGPMVRDGLTELTHAYRQWSQQQSTQDIHVALLYASAYGNTATLAQAIARGLTKAGVSVESINCEFAEPAEIQAAIEKSAGFIIGSPTLGGHAPTPVQTALGIILSTANKSQLAGAFGSFGWSGEAIDLLENKLKDAGFSFGFEPIRVKFKPDEKTLKFCEEAGTDFAQALKKAKKVKAPRQPASNVEQAVGRIVGSLSIVTAQQGEVSSAMLASWVSQATFNPPGLTVAVAKERAIEALIYPGTRFVLNVLAEGQHLGLMKHFLKPFSPGENRFEGVETDTASNGAPILKDALAYLECSVQSRLECGDHWVVYAKVDAGQVFDANGKTAVHQRKSGTHY, from the coding sequence ATGGTTCTCTCTGCTTCCCAGACTCGCCAACGCGACGTTCAGGTTTTCCCCATCGCCACGGACACCTTTGCCCTGCGATCGCGCAGCTGGAGTCGCCTCCGCTTTGAGATTGAGTACGCTCGCGAGCGCGGCACCACCGCCAATGCTTACTTGATTCAGGGCGATCGCCTGGCCCTGATTGACCCGCCCGGCGAAACCTTCACCGACACCTTCTTGAGCGTCCTAGAGCAGCGCCTCGACCTGAAAACGCTGAGCTACATCGTGCTGGGCCACAGCAACCCCAATCGCGTCGCCACCCTCAAGGCCCTGATCGAAAAGGCCCCCCAGGCAACCATTGTCTGCTCCAACCCCGGGGCGATCGCCCTGCGCAATAGCTTCCCCGACTGCCCCAGTCCCCTGATGGTGGTCAAGGGCGAAGAAACCCTCGATCTCGGCCAAGGGCACGTTCTCCAGTTTATTCCGGTGCCCACGCCGCGCTGGCCCGATGGCCTGTGCACCTACGACCCCAAAACTGAGGTCCTCTTCAGCCACAAGTTCTTTGGGGCTCACCTGTGCAGCGACCAGGTCTTTGACGAAGGCTGGAGCATCTTTGTCGACGATCGCCGCTACTACTACGACTGCTTGATGGCGCCCAATGCGCGCCAGGTTCTCAACGATCTCGATCGCCTCAGCGAGCTCTCGATTCGCTTTTATGCCCCTGTCCACGGGCCCATGGTCCGCGACGGCCTCACAGAGCTGACCCACGCTTACCGCCAGTGGAGCCAGCAGCAGAGCACCCAGGACATTCACGTCGCTCTCCTGTACGCCTCGGCCTACGGCAACACCGCTACCCTCGCCCAGGCGATCGCCCGCGGCCTGACCAAGGCAGGCGTCAGCGTCGAGTCCATCAACTGCGAATTTGCCGAACCCGCCGAAATTCAGGCCGCCATCGAGAAGAGCGCTGGATTTATCATCGGCTCTCCCACCCTCGGCGGCCACGCTCCCACCCCCGTCCAGACCGCCCTGGGCATCATCCTCTCCACCGCCAACAAGAGCCAGCTAGCCGGTGCCTTTGGCTCCTTTGGCTGGAGCGGCGAGGCCATTGACCTGCTAGAAAACAAGCTCAAGGACGCGGGATTTAGCTTCGGCTTTGAGCCGATCCGGGTGAAGTTCAAGCCAGACGAGAAAACCCTCAAATTCTGCGAAGAAGCGGGCACAGACTTTGCCCAAGCGCTGAAAAAAGCCAAGAAAGTCAAAGCCCCCCGCCAGCCTGCCAGCAACGTCGAGCAGGCGGTCGGGCGCATCGTCGGCTCTCTGTCTATCGTCACCGCTCAGCAAGGCGAGGTCAGCAGCGCCATGCTTGCCTCCTGGGTCTCCCAGGCGACCTTCAACCCGCCGGGCCTGACGGTCGCCGTCGCCAAGGAGCGCGCCATCGAAGCGCTGATCTACCCAGGCACGCGGTTTGTGCTGAATGTCTTGGCTGAAGGCCAGCATTTGGGCCTGATGAAGCATTTTCTCAAGCCTTTTAGCCCCGGAGAAAATCGCTTTGAGGGAGTGGAGACAGACACTGCCAGCAACGGCGCTCCCATTCTCAAGGACGCCCTAGCTTACCTGGAGTGCTCGGTCCAGAGCCGCCTGGAGTGCGGTGATCACTGGGTGGTCTACGCCAAGGTCGACGCGGGCCAGGTCTTCGACGCCAATGGCAAAACGGCGGTTCACCAGCGCAAGAGCGGGACTCACTACTAA
- the bcp gene encoding thioredoxin-dependent thiol peroxidase, with translation MALQPGDLAPDFALSDADGRVVRLSDLRGQRVVLYFYPRDNTPGCIKEACGFRDRHAEFVAANAVVLGVSMDDAKSHTKFITKQQLPFALLCDTDAAVATAYESYGLKKFMGKEYMGIFRNTFVIGPDGRIEQIYRKVKPEPHAQEVLASLAASETP, from the coding sequence ATGGCGCTCCAGCCCGGCGATCTTGCGCCCGATTTTGCTCTATCCGATGCCGACGGTCGCGTCGTTCGCCTTAGCGATCTGCGTGGTCAGCGCGTCGTTCTCTACTTTTATCCCCGCGACAACACTCCCGGGTGCATCAAAGAAGCCTGCGGCTTTCGCGATCGCCACGCCGAATTTGTGGCAGCCAACGCCGTCGTTCTCGGCGTCAGTATGGACGACGCCAAGTCTCACACCAAATTCATAACCAAGCAGCAGCTGCCCTTTGCGCTGCTGTGCGACACCGACGCCGCCGTCGCCACGGCCTACGAAAGCTATGGCCTGAAAAAGTTCATGGGCAAAGAGTACATGGGCATCTTCCGCAATACCTTTGTCATCGGGCCAGACGGACGCATCGAGCAGATTTATCGCAAGGTCAAGCCTGAGCCCCACGCCCAGGAAGTCCTAGCCAGCCTCGCAGCATCCGAGACGCCCTGA
- a CDS encoding alpha/beta fold hydrolase → MTLPVRNARIKLSQGQLFWREVGQGTALVFLHGSWQDSSQWLPLIEVLGSNHHCFCPDLLGFGDSEYPEVNYSIALETECLAEFLETLRLREVFLVGDGLGGWVAANYALRHPEQVRGLILATPEGIDLEGMGGRWRWERWLTGKPPVALWILQALRPLSRWLGWSDRIEGLLQKRRQLREFPTACRLLFGRRSAEIRAEQLQERLEFLPVPMLVLQTEQTAVAAALCQGYAQRSPQGKLHVLETPNALTDAPETLAQQIREFVADCLRSA, encoded by the coding sequence ATGACGCTACCGGTTCGCAACGCCCGCATCAAGCTTTCCCAGGGACAACTGTTTTGGCGTGAGGTTGGCCAAGGAACGGCCCTGGTCTTTTTGCACGGCAGCTGGCAAGACAGTAGCCAGTGGCTGCCGCTGATCGAAGTTTTGGGAAGCAACCATCACTGTTTTTGCCCCGACCTGCTGGGCTTTGGCGACTCCGAGTATCCCGAGGTCAATTACTCCATCGCCCTCGAAACGGAGTGTCTGGCCGAGTTTCTCGAGACGCTGCGGCTGCGCGAGGTCTTTTTGGTGGGCGATGGGCTGGGCGGCTGGGTCGCAGCAAACTACGCTCTGCGCCACCCTGAGCAGGTGCGAGGGCTGATTTTGGCGACGCCAGAAGGCATCGACCTGGAAGGGATGGGCGGTCGCTGGCGCTGGGAGCGCTGGCTCACCGGCAAGCCGCCGGTCGCGCTGTGGATCCTGCAAGCGCTGCGGCCCCTGAGCCGCTGGCTGGGCTGGAGCGATCGCATCGAAGGACTGCTCCAAAAGCGGCGGCAGCTGCGAGAATTTCCGACGGCCTGTCGGCTCCTGTTTGGGCGGCGCAGCGCCGAAATTCGGGCTGAGCAGCTCCAGGAGCGGCTGGAGTTTTTGCCGGTGCCGATGCTGGTCCTGCAAACGGAGCAGACGGCGGTGGCTGCGGCCCTGTGTCAGGGCTACGCCCAGCGATCGCCCCAGGGCAAGCTGCACGTGCTGGAAACGCCCAACGCTTTGACGGACGCGCCGGAGACGCTGGCCCAGCAGATTCGCGAGTTTGTGGCGGACTGTCTACGCTCTGCCTAG
- a CDS encoding Cof-type HAD-IIB family hydrolase — translation MAQTDIQLLLLDIDGTIAGQSNTIREPVLKAIQAAQAKGVQVGIATGRMYQSALRFYEAVGSVLPLAAYQGAWIQDPRTSTVHHHLPVSCAIAGQLLDHFEEPPLRDALSVHFYINDQLYVRELTPETRLYAERSQITPVVVGDLRTVFPQQPTKILALSKDTEMIGTLLGGLQQRYTPAELYLTSSVASFFEATHPTANKGTAAAFIAEKLLGLSAEQVMTVGDNFNDVEMLQYAGIGVAMGDAPEAVKACADWVAPSVEADGVVAAIEEFIL, via the coding sequence ATGGCCCAAACTGACATTCAGCTCCTGCTGCTCGACATCGACGGCACCATCGCCGGCCAATCCAACACCATTCGCGAACCGGTGCTCAAAGCCATCCAGGCAGCCCAGGCCAAAGGGGTCCAAGTTGGCATCGCCACCGGGCGCATGTACCAATCTGCCTTGCGCTTCTATGAGGCCGTTGGCTCTGTCCTGCCCCTTGCCGCCTACCAGGGAGCTTGGATTCAGGACCCCCGCACCAGCACCGTCCACCATCATCTGCCCGTCAGCTGCGCGATCGCCGGTCAGCTGCTCGATCACTTCGAGGAGCCACCTCTACGAGACGCCCTCTCCGTCCACTTCTACATCAACGATCAGCTCTACGTCCGTGAGCTCACCCCAGAAACGCGACTCTACGCCGAGCGCTCCCAGATCACGCCCGTCGTCGTCGGGGACCTGCGCACCGTCTTTCCCCAGCAGCCCACCAAAATCCTGGCCCTGAGCAAAGACACCGAGATGATCGGGACGCTCCTGGGCGGCCTCCAGCAGCGCTATACGCCCGCTGAGCTCTACCTCACCTCCTCAGTTGCCAGCTTCTTTGAGGCCACACACCCCACCGCCAACAAAGGCACCGCAGCCGCCTTCATCGCCGAAAAGCTCCTGGGGCTCTCAGCCGAGCAGGTGATGACGGTCGGGGACAACTTCAATGATGTGGAAATGCTGCAATATGCGGGGATTGGCGTCGCAATGGGCGATGCGCCAGAGGCGGTCAAGGCCTGCGCCGACTGGGTTGCACCCAGCGTTGAAGCGGACGGCGTCGTGGCGGCGATCGAAGAATTTATTTTGTAG
- a CDS encoding pantothenate kinase, producing the protein MLSRANANGNLANSDRPDVCAWLALMMGNSRLHWALFQASALQRTWDTPHGDLASLGAIAPILAAGQIPPDFLPQGLALPPGLPLRAASVVPAQMDLWRHYPEYAAITLNDLLLQGCYPTLGIDRALALVGVGDRLGFPALVIDAGTALTLTGADGDRHLTGGAILPGLGLQFRSLAHQTAALPHTLLPDALPPRWATQTAAAIQSGIVYTVVAGVRDFVGDWLQRYPTSALALTGGDGAALHRYLKATDPALGDRLHYDPQWIFWGMAAAVLGRA; encoded by the coding sequence ATGTTAAGCAGAGCTAATGCTAATGGAAATTTAGCCAACAGCGATCGCCCGGATGTCTGCGCGTGGCTCGCGCTGATGATGGGCAATTCTCGTTTGCACTGGGCGCTCTTTCAGGCTAGCGCTCTCCAGCGCACTTGGGATACACCCCATGGCGATCTGGCCTCCTTAGGAGCAATCGCTCCTATCTTGGCAGCTGGCCAAATTCCCCCAGACTTTTTGCCCCAGGGCCTAGCGCTGCCGCCGGGACTGCCCCTGCGGGCGGCTTCGGTGGTGCCCGCCCAAATGGACCTGTGGCGTCACTACCCCGAATATGCCGCCATCACCCTGAATGATCTGCTGCTGCAAGGCTGCTACCCGACTCTCGGCATTGATCGGGCCTTGGCCCTCGTGGGCGTGGGCGATCGCCTGGGGTTTCCGGCGCTGGTCATCGACGCAGGAACGGCCCTGACCCTGACCGGCGCAGACGGCGATCGCCATCTGACGGGGGGCGCGATTTTGCCTGGACTGGGGCTCCAGTTTCGCAGTTTGGCCCACCAAACCGCGGCCCTGCCCCACACCCTGCTGCCAGACGCGCTGCCGCCGCGCTGGGCGACCCAGACAGCGGCCGCCATTCAGAGCGGCATTGTCTACACGGTGGTGGCGGGAGTGCGGGACTTTGTGGGCGACTGGCTCCAGCGCTACCCCACCAGCGCCCTGGCCCTCACCGGCGGCGACGGGGCTGCGCTCCATCGCTATCTCAAAGCGACCGATCCAGCACTGGGCGATCGCCTGCACTATGACCCCCAGTGGATTTTTTGGGGAATGGCCGCCGCCGTTCTAGGCAGAGCGTAG
- a CDS encoding cation diffusion facilitator family transporter — MLATLWLTILMFVIKVWIGWAAQSLSLLAESLHSLLGAFGTILTLLAIAAQGDRTERSVHGHGLRESTLVLVMAAVLGFGGFNLAGLGVQQLMALQRGTTFLPVPTINSPLIQLMVVVWVVGLCSGFFERYQATVLQDEALQHNASFSIQAAWPGGTVLLGLMGIWRGWHWLDGFLAIAFVISAILSYWQILRWQLPLLVRHVAIAPEAIAQTLRPVQGVIHCYRIRSRGVVGRQVWIELHAVIHPEYAGATRLILERIEQALRSAYGPVDVTVYLESDRPPQSARTARAG, encoded by the coding sequence TTGTTGGCGACCCTTTGGCTGACGATTTTGATGTTTGTGATTAAGGTGTGGATCGGCTGGGCGGCCCAGTCGCTGAGCTTGCTGGCGGAGTCCCTGCACAGCCTGCTGGGGGCGTTTGGCACGATCCTCACGCTGCTGGCGATCGCGGCACAGGGCGATCGCACGGAGCGCAGCGTCCACGGCCACGGCCTGCGCGAAAGTACTCTCGTGCTGGTGATGGCGGCAGTTCTGGGGTTTGGGGGCTTCAATCTCGCGGGCCTGGGCGTGCAGCAGCTCATGGCCCTCCAGCGCGGGACGACCTTTTTGCCGGTGCCCACCATCAACTCGCCGCTGATTCAGCTCATGGTGGTGGTTTGGGTTGTGGGCCTGTGCTCCGGCTTCTTTGAGCGCTATCAGGCGACGGTGCTCCAAGACGAAGCGCTCCAGCACAATGCCAGCTTTTCGATCCAGGCGGCTTGGCCGGGGGGGACAGTGCTGCTGGGGCTGATGGGAATTTGGCGAGGCTGGCACTGGCTGGATGGTTTCTTGGCGATCGCCTTTGTGATCAGCGCCATCTTGAGCTACTGGCAAATCTTGCGCTGGCAGTTGCCGCTGCTGGTCCGCCACGTGGCGATCGCGCCCGAGGCGATCGCCCAAACCCTCCGCCCGGTCCAGGGCGTGATCCACTGCTACCGCATTCGTTCGCGGGGCGTGGTGGGCCGCCAGGTCTGGATCGAGCTGCACGCGGTGATTCACCCCGAGTATGCCGGGGCGACTCGCTTGATTTTGGAGCGTATCGAGCAGGCGCTGCGCAGCGCCTACGGGCCGGTGGACGTGACGGTCTATCTAGAGAGCGATCGCCCGCCCCAGTCGGCCCGGACCGCCCGCGCTGGCTAA
- a CDS encoding DALR anticodon-binding domain-containing protein, translating into MSKHDLFRLQYSHARCCSLLRLGADLGLEWLAESRGAIALWDAQVVLQHPAERALVWHLVHLSDRLALAEWKRARDLTQAAIALSEAFLAFYGAVRIVEAVRHDQRAIAEARLGLVWLTQQILRYLLEMPLASVAPDSL; encoded by the coding sequence TTGAGCAAACATGACTTGTTCAGGTTGCAGTACAGCCATGCGCGCTGCTGCTCATTGCTGCGCCTGGGGGCCGATCTGGGCCTAGAGTGGCTGGCGGAGTCCCGGGGGGCGATCGCGCTTTGGGATGCCCAGGTTGTCTTGCAGCATCCGGCGGAGCGGGCCCTGGTGTGGCACCTGGTCCACCTGAGCGATCGCCTCGCCCTGGCCGAGTGGAAGCGCGCCCGAGATCTCACCCAGGCGGCGATCGCCCTCTCTGAGGCTTTTCTGGCCTTTTATGGAGCGGTGCGAATCGTTGAGGCAGTCCGGCACGATCAGCGGGCGATCGCAGAGGCCCGACTGGGTTTGGTCTGGCTGACCCAGCAGATCCTGCGCTACCTGCTCGAAATGCCCCTTGCTAGCGTGGCTCCCGACTCCCTCTGA